One part of the Elusimicrobiaceae bacterium genome encodes these proteins:
- a CDS encoding MazG family protein: protein MKTKFEELVHTIATLRGPEGCPWDKKQTHESLIKCLRNESEELVQAIEKKDDENMKEELGDVLLQVLMHAQIAREEGKFSIEDVIVYLDEKLHRRHPHVFGDHAKAATPEEALAVWREMKQKEREGK from the coding sequence ATGAAAACAAAATTTGAGGAATTAGTGCATACGATTGCTACCTTGCGCGGACCGGAGGGGTGCCCGTGGGATAAAAAACAAACTCATGAGAGTTTGATTAAATGCCTTCGCAATGAAAGCGAAGAATTGGTACAAGCTATAGAAAAGAAAGATGATGAAAATATGAAAGAAGAGCTGGGGGATGTGTTGCTGCAGGTATTAATGCATGCGCAAATTGCCCGCGAAGAAGGCAAATTTTCCATAGAAGATGTGATTGTTTACTTGGATGAAAAACTCCATCGGCGCCACCCCCATGTGTTTGGAGACCACGCCAAAGCCGCCACCCCGGAAGAGGCCTTAGCCGTCTGGCGGGAAATGAAACAAAAGGAACGTGAAGGGAAATAA